The genomic stretch CACTGCCCACTCTGCATCTTGGCTTTGGCAacagccaaataaaaaaatcaaagtcctCAGACACTGTGCTCCAGGAAGCAGGGTCTAAGCAAAGTGttgaaaaattcaaatattttaatgtgtttggttttttttaaacaagcaaatGAAGCTTCAGAACAGGTCCCATCATGTTTTGCTTTACAGAAAGATGTCCACAGATCCATTGCCTGAAAGCAGCTGACATACAGATACACTCAAAATCTCCAGCCACACGTACATACATGTTACTCAACGCCAGGCTCCATGCAGGACACAGTTGCTCCTGGGCAAACACTATAGTTGgagcacagaaacaaaagttTCAGGTCTTATCAAAGCAGGACGAGGTGGGATCCATCTCACAGTTTAAGAGGAGACTGTATCCACAGGCCTCCAAAGCCCCAGTCATGCTCCAAATATACCCCAGACAAGCTTGCAGCTGCACCACATCCTCCCCTTGCAGCTGTCAGCAACACCAGCCCAGCCGCTGGGGACCACCGAGGGGGCCTTCACCAGGCTAAAACTGGCAACTGCTAAACGGTCACTCTACGTCACACCTGCACTAGCCAGGGGCTGCTCATGTGACCTAACACTTATCTTGCTCTGGCCGTGCAGGATTAGAAGTGAAGCATCaacaaaagttttgttttgtttttttttttttaagcaagaagtcaggaaaaaggaggaaggaaaattcTGTGACAATAGTAAGGCAAAGCCATGGGTTTGGCACATCTGATAAACTTGTTTTTCAGCTCTTATTCAGTCCTGGTGTAATACCTCATTAGAATAATAAGTCATTAGTTACCTAACAGAGTCTCTGGTTACAATTTAATAGTCCATAGTGTTCAGACTGAGCATATCAAATGGGCTTGaaaagggtttggttttgtttttccagaagttTATTTCAAAAGTGTGCAAACGGGATACACGGATAGCACTGTAATTCTGGTACACCTGATCCACAGACCCCTGACAGCCCTTCtgtctgccccccacccctcccagccctccccacaCTAAATGAAAGATCTGGGATGTATCAACAATCCGATTAGCTAGCGGAGACACGGAGCTCAGCTTGCCCAGTGTCTGCAAGCAGGGAAATAAGGCTTCTCTAGCTCACCCACAGCTCAACATATGGTGCTACCATGGTAActagaaaataacatttacttAAATGATGAGGGTGGCACGGCCTGCTAGGGGCTGCTGTGCTTTCCCGCGTGGGCACCCATCCTCTGGGGATCTTGAGACGGGTAGTGAATGGGGCCTGGGGCTCTCATGAAGGGAGGCGGGGGCCCCATGGCGTGGAACATGTGTGGTCCGAAACCTGCTGAAACAAAGTTGGCAGCTTCAGACAAAGCAACAGAACAACCCATGCAGATGTACTACTGCCTGAAACTACTGACAGAAAACAGCTGGCTCACAGCTGTGCCTTAGAAAGGTGCACATCTCCCCTGGTTCTTCAAATCCCCGAACACCTCCCCCTCTTTCCAGTACAACTGCAGGCAAACCTTTCCCAACACACATCCTTACTCGCAGATAAAAGCTAGTTGCGTGACTGGACAAATGTCTGTAATGCCAATCTAAATGCTCCCTGCTCAACCATGGAGCAAAGCAAATACATCCACAAGAGTTGATGTCCCATTAAAAAAAGGGTCTCCAGAcagatatatacacacagcCAAACACAGGCTGGCATTCAACCAGCTGCAGAATTACCTTTTGAAGTTCAGGTTAATGTGGGATTTACACAGCCCGCAAAAGCACTGAGTAGGTCTCAGTACCAGTAACGGGGATCTCTGACATGCCTGAGAATTTGCAAGTGAATACATACCACAACAGGCAGCTCAGTTTAATTAAACTGTGCTGACAGCTCATTTTAGATCATCAGTTTACACTGTATGACCAGGGATGAGGAAAATCAACTCAGGGCACGCATCAGCGCTACAGCGCAGCTGAGCAAGGAGAACTAGGGGGACTAGATGGTCTAACACCAAGTTAGACACCCCCTCTTGAAGGGGAAACACAAGTACCTGGAGGTGGTGGCGGAGCAATGCCAGGAGGAGGTGGCAAGGCAATGTTAACCACGGCTGGAGGGCCACTTGGAGGTAGGTTGAAGTAATTTGCAGAAgcctcctcttctgcagctggaggaggggggagagctgcagaaaaagtaCACAGGGGTTACAGAAAATCTCTTAGTCAAGATATGCAGAGTTATCTGCCTTCAGAGAGGAGACGCAATCAGTTCTTTCACAAGGGCAAACTGCTGCTACTATCGCACCTATGAACTGGAGCAAGAAGCAGGACTGCACTGCACTCCAGAACAGTCACCATTTTTCTTCACCTGAaaccagctttgctttttccatcaTACAACGCTCAGCGGATTAGGAAAACATTAACCAAGCCTTGAAAAGCGTGGGTTGACAGAATCTGAGACCTATGTAACTTGAATTCGGCTTTAACTTTTCACTCATCACATAAAGAACTCTCTTTTCATCAACAATTTGCTTCTAGACAAAGCTCACCTCCCATCCCAGCTGGACCTGCTGCAAATCTACTGTAACTGCCTGCTCTGGGCTCACCAGTGCCTCTACAATCCTGAACTCTGTTACTGCTCTCAgagtttaactccagccagcaactaagcaccatgcagccactcactcacttcccaccccccagtgggatgggggagagaatcagaaggaaaaaggttaAAATTTGTGGGACAAGGTaacaacagtttaatagaacagaaaggaagaaaacaacagtgATGATAATaattacagtaataataataaaaggattggaatatgcattgtgcatcacttgttttgtaaatgctcaccacttgccaaccaatgcccagctagctcccgagcagcaatccctcccaggccaactccccccagtttatgtagtgggcatgatgtcacatggtatggaataccgcTTGGCCAggttgggtcagctgtcctggctttgccccctcccagcttcttgtgcccctccagccgcCTTgatggctgggcatgagaagttgaaaaatccttgccttagtctaaacactactcagcaacaactgaaaacatcagtgtgttatcaacattcttctcatactgaatccaaaacataactctataccagctactaaaaagaaaattaactctaccccagccaaaaccagcagagagGTTTCATACCAGCCTCTCTCATGGAAGCGGGTCAGCATTAAGTGTTTCAGAGATGAAAACAACTCCCTTACCTCCGGGAAGTCCTGGAACTGGCTCTAGCTTTATCCCAGATTCTGTAGTACCttccttgtccttttcttttcctcttgctgccTGGGACCTAAAAACCAGACAGGAGTTTGAGAACAAGGatgagaaaaagcaggataagCAGATAGTCACACTACAatagtttcacattatctaatCCAGATCCATCGCTTCAGGCCAAAGATGAAAAATTCACAGAACGTCAGAGACAGCTGGTACAAAGTGTGCAAACAGTGCTTACAGGAGACAGATTAgaagcaaaaccacagaaactCATCCATAAGCCTCAACCAGGAAATCCTTTACACAAATTGTGCAATTTGTGTAATCTCCAATCCAGATCccactgctgaaagaaaaccaaactgtAAGATGACCTCAACTATTTACCAAATCAGTATCTACTCCAGCATAATACCCAATCCTGTTCATCAAGACCACATAAAATAAGTGAAGAACCTTGTGGCAGTATCCTCAAGGCTTCCGCCTCCGCACTCACCTTCCCCATTTGACATTGAGCCTGCGACCATTGACAATGAGTTTGTTGAAGGATTTCTCAGCAGCCACTTCTGCAGCTTGCCGGGTGGCAAACTGGATGAAAGCACACTGTTGTCTCTGCACTACAGTTATTGTCCGAATCTCCCCAAACTGGTAGAAGTGATTTCtgtgtgggaaaaaaaaaaaaaaaaaaaattattatgaaaCCCCATTCCTCCTAGCCGCAGGATCTCATCACATGCTGAAACAGGTATGCTCagatcctttcttttctccatcaccAGTACAAACTAACCATTAGAAATCAAGTCTCTTGCCCCTCTGTGCAATTATGGAGTAATAAGAactctgcagcagcttttctcaGCAGCTAGCTAGAGAGAGGCTATAGGACTTCCTTGTAAAAAGTGTAACACAGTATCCCCAACAGCTCAGAAGGATGACTCATctttaaagagagaaattttaatcaaagcatttgaaatgtgCCTGTTTATCTGTTCTCCAACAAGCTGGCACTCCTCTGCACTTGCCCACCAACCAGTTCCCCATTAAAGAAAactaggtttatttttttccttgcaagaGAGATTTCCTCACTTGAAGATGAGCAGTAATCAAAGCATCAAATAAAAAGGCAAGGGCAATACAAATTCACCACGCACCTGAGATCTGATTCAGTGATAGTATCTCCAAGCCCTCCAACATACAGTGTAGTAATAGTCTTGTCATCAGGGGGGTCTAGACGAGGCATGGTTGACGCTCGTTTCAGAAGTTTATCAGCCACAGGATCATTAATTCCATAGTAACGATCTTTGATGTTCTGATCAGCCAGAGGATCATCTGGATCTGTAGGTTTCTCATGTCTAAAGTTCAGCAAAAAAAGCATAACACCAGTCACAGCTGCATCAGATTAAAATGACTATAACTGCAACCTTCCCTTCTAAAGGCCCCTGGTCACTTATATGCTTAACCCTGTTCACATAAACATGccaaaatggaacaaaaagcCCTGAGAACTTAAAATTGCAGCCAGGACTGCCTCAAGTTCTGAATGAATGGCACTTCTGACAGCTCAGCATTCAACACTACAAAATACAAGAGCTGGATTTCAAATGGCCTCTTGTTCAAATACAAAGATCTCTGATTGAGGGGACTGACGccatgaagggaaaaaatgaactaTGCAAGAGAAGAGCTGGAGTCACCGCTTCAGCAAAACACTACGACACCACGCAGCTAATTCCTCACAAACGAACTTGCCACAACAAAGATTCATTCACTGGCCCTGCGTGCCAACTGAATGCAAGTTTCACACTGACCCCAATCACAGTGTGCGTCTCCTGTCCACTGCAGCATTTCCTGCTCTTCAAACCCCAAGGGGAGCTGTATCTGACCGCGATGAAGAGATTAACTGTTCAAGCTGTATCGGTACCTGTAGGGACACTCTTCTCCCCTCTTGCATTCTCCTTTTACCCAGAAGGAACAGATGTGAGGACGGTTACGTTTATAGTAAGGAGTGGTCCGAGCCAGCTTCAGCAGCATGTCGCTGGTGGAAGTAGCTTTTCCTAGTGCACCAACTGGTCTAGTGCCATCAGAATTGGATATCTAAACGGTAgtgaaaacacaaataattaTGTATATATCACCACTGAAAACTAATGCACAGAATCAGAGCAAGCAAATGATTTTAAGACAAGCTAGATCAttcctcccctttcttcccctATACACACCCACACACAGACAGCATGATTACAACTACACTTTCTTACCTCTCGTTCCATGTTTTGGGTGTAGTACTCTTTATTGACGTCAGACTTAGGCATTTCATCCTTAAGGGAGAGTCCTGCGTCCCGGACTTGAATAGGCAAACCtagaatgaaacaaacaaaaaaaccaaccccccaacAAATCTGTATGAAGCACAagctgaaagagcagaaatagTTACTGCAACCTGCATTAGCCAGGGATAACTCATCTACTGCTCAGGTATACCACGCTGCCCCTGAACCTCAGAAGAGGTGTGATCATCAAGAGTTATTCTTCCCAAAGACTGTCCAGAGACAACCGTGCCAGTTACATGCACACATTTAAAGACATTTCACCAACTTTCATTTCAGAGGCAAGTAAAGCAGCTTCTTCTCCTAGTTTACATTTTCTGGTACACACCATATTCCAGGTCAAGCAGACAGGTCTGACAGACGTTCTTCAGCTTGCTGCATGTCTGgcatacttctgttttcttgaaacGCATACGAACACCAGGGCACCAGCGGAATACTGTGAAAGGCCTGGCACaaatctgaaagacagaaagttGACGCTTGTATCACTATCACACAGCAATGAAGTTACCATTCTGGTTCTTGGACACAACTTGAAGTCCAAACACATCTAATCTCTTTAAACCACAAATACAACTTCTTCATCTTAGTGCTAAGATTCAGACCTTAGGAAACATTTGTTTCTATTTGGTGCCTTACTTTGGCAGGAGAAAGTTTTAGgaaggttttttcttcttcttttaatttattacaatAACCCAAATGCTGAAAGCAGATCtactcaaaggaaaaaagaaattctcctTCATTCCAGGTGATGTCAGTATAGAGCTTTAGAGACAAATTACCAGTTATCTGTAGATCAGTCACCAGCATAGCAGCAAGCCCAGTGAGAGGTTATGAGACTTTTGGTCCAGAAGACGACTATTGCTCTCTATCTTATCTGGTGGAATGATGCATCTGCTTCCGCTGCATGTACAGTTTGAGGAAGGGAAGCAAGATTTCAACACATACCTTCTCCTTACCTCAGAGGACAACTGATAAGAGGGGGAAAACCCCCTCTTTTAATTTCCCTCAGTCACCACAACACTAAATATTTCTTGCTCTCTCAGAAATAAACGTGGCTTATTTCTTAGACAGCTATGACAAATCACCACATAGCCATAAATAACATATTCATGGCAAAACCTAAACTCCAATTATTTATGCACCACTTAcgagccaaaaaaaacccaaaccaaaacttgcaagagaaaatgagataatttaaaatgctgaaatacctTCAAATATAGTACAACAATATTTGCAAAACCTAATTCTGAAACACATGAGCAAATCCTAAGTCTGTCTGAATAGTCTTCAataattttacttaatttttttaagaccaACTGACTTTGTCTAACAAAGCACACAGTAGACTGACCTAAAAATTTATATAGTTACATAAACATTTTAAGTTGTTAACCTAGATAAGCACTTTCCTGAAGCTGACAggttttttaacattaaaatcgATTACTCCTAGATGTGCGCCAATTTAGACATTCATTCTTTTAGACAACAAACATACCTTGCattcttttccatatttttctttggtctgaaatataaatcaaaaacaataaaagaaaatatgaaatatcatCAATTCAACACAAAACATGAACCATATCACTGATGCTATAAAGCACAGTGCTTTCTTCCTAGTTATGCTGCATTTAGACTCACCCACCCTTGTGTTTTGGGCCACTACTTGGCTGGTCAACAGGACAAAAAGAATCCTAAAAAACTCTCAAtccatttttgttttagaaacattcattaaaaacacagtACCATTAAGTCCCACCTCATGTACTGATGAAAGGCGAGAATGAAATGGAATATTAATAGCTATTTTTAAGCAGAGATGATGATATGTGAAATAAGTCCATGAAAATAGGCAGGTTTTGAAACATCACCTATACCAGCAGTAGTGTTATGTTTCACAAAAATATTGTGATCTCTCTCGGCAA from Buteo buteo chromosome 24, bButBut1.hap1.1, whole genome shotgun sequence encodes the following:
- the RBM22 gene encoding pre-mRNA-splicing factor RBM22 isoform X2, with protein sequence MSTSLGSNTYNRQNWEDADFPILCQTCLGENPYIRMTKEKYGKECKICARPFTVFRWCPGVRMRFKKTEVCQTCSKLKNVCQTCLLDLEYGLPIQVRDAGLSLKDEMPKSDVNKEYYTQNMEREISNSDGTRPVGALGKATSTSDMLLKLARTTPYYKRNRPHICSFWVKGECKRGEECPYRHEKPTDPDDPLADQNIKDRYYGINDPVADKLLKRASTMPRLDPPDDKTITTLYVGGLGDTITESDLRNHFYQFGEIRTITVVQRQQCAFIQFATRQAAEVAAEKSFNKLIVNGRRLNVKWGRSQAARGKEKDKEGTTESGIKLEPVPGLPGALPPPPAAEEEASANYFNLPPSGPPAVVNIALPPPPGIAPPPPPGFGPHMFHAMGPPPPFMRAPGPIHYPSQDPQRMGAHAGKHSSP
- the RBM22 gene encoding pre-mRNA-splicing factor RBM22 isoform X1, translated to MSTSLGSNTYNRQNWEDADFPILCQTCLGENPYIRMTKEKYGKECKICARPFTVFRWCPGVRMRFKKTEVCQTCSKLKNVCQTCLLDLEYGLPIQVRDAGLSLKDEMPKSDVNKEYYTQNMEREISNSDGTRPVGALGKATSTSDMLLKLARTTPYYKRNRPHICSFWVKGECKRGEECPYRHEKPTDPDDPLADQNIKDRYYGINDPVADKLLKRASTMPRLDPPDDKTITTLYVGGLGDTITESDLRNHFYQFGEIRTITVVQRQQCAFIQFATRQAAEVAAEKSFNKLIVNGRRLNVKWGRSQAARGKEKDKEGTTESGIKLEPVPGLPGALPPPPAAEEEASANYFNLPPSGPPAVVNIALPPPPGIAPPPPPAGFGPHMFHAMGPPPPFMRAPGPIHYPSQDPQRMGAHAGKHSSP
- the RBM22 gene encoding pre-mRNA-splicing factor RBM22 isoform X3, yielding MRFKKTEVCQTCSKLKNVCQTCLLDLEYGLPIQVRDAGLSLKDEMPKSDVNKEYYTQNMEREISNSDGTRPVGALGKATSTSDMLLKLARTTPYYKRNRPHICSFWVKGECKRGEECPYRHEKPTDPDDPLADQNIKDRYYGINDPVADKLLKRASTMPRLDPPDDKTITTLYVGGLGDTITESDLRNHFYQFGEIRTITVVQRQQCAFIQFATRQAAEVAAEKSFNKLIVNGRRLNVKWGRSQAARGKEKDKEGTTESGIKLEPVPGLPGALPPPPAAEEEASANYFNLPPSGPPAVVNIALPPPPGIAPPPPPAGFGPHMFHAMGPPPPFMRAPGPIHYPSQDPQRMGAHAGKHSSP